The genomic window TAAATGCGATATTCCGATGCCCTTTGCGATGGAGTACTTCCAAGACCTCGACTGTTTTTTGTTGGAAGTCTGTCTGGATGCAGTCAAATTCTTCGGAGTTGGAATAATTATCTACCAAGATCAAATTCGGATTGATTGCAGCGATCTTTTTCGTTGCTTCGACCGTCATTTCGCTGATCATGATGACAGCCCCATACTTCGCTAACTCTTTCCATTCTTTATGCGCATCTCTCATGTGAAAAGCACGTATCGTGCGAAAACGCCACTTGGCGGCTTCTTTTTCGATACCACCACGAATCTTGCGGAAATATGGATCATCCAATTCTGCCTCTACTTGATGTCGTACGATCAAAGCAATCGTCATTTCGTCACCTAAACTTCGAGTTCCACGTTTATTTTTATCGACAGAATAATTTAATTGATTGGCGATCTCAATCACTCGCACGCGTGTTTGTTCGTTGATACTAAATGTCGGGTCTTCGTTCAGGATACGAGAAACACTAGCTGCTGAAACCCCAGCGATTTTTGCAATATCACGTATAGACGCCATCCTCTCACCTCTTGTTTACTGTTTACTAAATAGTACCAGAATAATGAGGAAAAGGCGAATGGGGATTTAGCGTTTAAGAAAAGAAGCACTGCCCCCAAAAAAAAATAGCTTGGGATTTCAGTGCTTCTTTAATGATGCTGTGGGTATCTATTGAGTTTTTGTAGATATTCAATCCTCAAATACCTTTCTCGCTTCCTCGATCTGTTGGATGCCTGTTTCGAGTATTTTCATTTGCAACAACGTTTCTTCATCTTTAACGATTTTTTCTGCGCCGTTGATCAATGTTTCGTAAATCCCTTCATACACACGTCGATAATCACCGACTTCAGAAACGACTTTCTCTTCGTGATAAGTTCCTTCTTCATCCATGTACGTCAATACGCCGTAGTGTTCGGGTTGATCAATACCAAAATCTGCATTTTCAGGCATATAGAACATTTTTAAGTGTTCTTCTTGACGGTCTTTCGTCTGTTTGACGAACATCCCTTTTTTGCCATAGACGACAAAGCTTGGTCGTTCTTTGATACGGAAATAACTAGATTTGATGGAAACTTTCATACGGCCATAGTAAAAGTCTAAATCAAAGTAATCATTCATCCGTCCAGTACCTAATAGTTGGCGGACATCATAATGGATATCATCTGGTTCACCAAAGTAAGAAAGCAGCTGATCAACGGTATGACAA from Enterococcus sp. DIV1094 includes these protein-coding regions:
- a CDS encoding LacI family DNA-binding transcriptional regulator; amino-acid sequence: MASIRDIAKIAGVSAASVSRILNEDPTFSINEQTRVRVIEIANQLNYSVDKNKRGTRSLGDEMTIALIVRHQVEAELDDPYFRKIRGGIEKEAAKWRFRTIRAFHMRDAHKEWKELAKYGAVIMISEMTVEATKKIAAINPNLILVDNYSNSEEFDCIQTDFQQKTVEVLEVLHRKGHRNIAFIGGHSSRVAENGEVHKSKEEIRTESYLKWMKLNGLQQYATVYQGNWKPEDGLRLGKEMLAQQSPPTAVIVASDPMAVGVYKAISEANKKIPEDIAVVSFDDIEMAQFMTPSLSSIKANPEEMGRLAVRLAKERMLKERTMPIRVICRSQLVLRDSIGHSSD